A genomic segment from Dasypus novemcinctus isolate mDasNov1 chromosome X, mDasNov1.1.hap2, whole genome shotgun sequence encodes:
- the FOXO4 gene encoding forkhead box protein O4 — MDPGNKNSATEAAAIIDLDPDFEPQSRPRSCTWPLPRPELATEPSEPPEVEPGLREKVHTEGRSDPILLPSRLPEPSGGPQPGILGAVTGPRKGGSRRNAWGNQSYAELISQAIESAPEKRLTLAQIYEWMVRTVPYFKDKGDSNSSAGWKNSIRHNLSLHSKFIKVHNEATGKSSWWMLNPEGGKSGKAPRRRAASMDSSSKLLRGRSKAPKKKPAVLPAAPEGATPTSPVSHFAQWSGSPCSRSREEADVWTTFRPRSSSNASTVSTRLSPMRPEPEVLTEEEIPASVSSYSGGVPPTLNEDFDLLDGLNLTSSHSLLSRSSLSGFSLQHPGVPGPLHTYSTSLFSPAEGSLSAGEGCFSSSQSLEALLTSDTPPSPADVLMTQVDPILSQSPTLLLLGGIPSSSKIATGVGLCPKPLEAPGPSSLVPTLSMLSPPPVMAGAPIPKTLGTPTLTPSTEAASQDRMPQDLDLDMYMENLECDMDNIISDLMDGGEGLDFNFEPDP; from the exons ATGGATCCAGGGAATAAGAATTCAGCCACAGAGGCTGCTGCGATCATAGACCTCGATCCCGACTTCGAACCTCAGAGCCGCCCTCGCTCCTGCACCTGGCCCCTTCCTCGACCCGAGCTCGCTACCGAGCCGTCCGAGCCGCCCGAGGTGGAGCCAGGTCTAAGAGAGAAGGTACACACGGAGGGGCGCTCAGACCCGATCCTGTTGCCCTCCCGGCTCCCAGAGCCGTCAGGGGGCCCCCAGCCCGGGATCCTGGGGGCTGTAACAGGTCCTCGGAAGGGAGGCTCCCGTCGGAATGCCTGGGGAAATCAGTCATATGCAGAACTCATCAGCCAGGCCATTGAAAGCGCCCCGGAGAAGCGACTGACACTCGCCCAAATCTATGAGTGGATGGTCCGCACTGTGCCCTACTTCAAGGACAAGGGTGACAGCAACAGCTCAGCAGGATGGAAG AACTCGATCCGCCACAACCTGTCCCTGCACAGCAAGTTCATCAAGGTTCACAACGAGGCCACCGGCAAGAGCTCTTGGTGGATGCTGAACCCGGAGGGAGGCAAGAGTGGCAAGGCACCCCGCCGCCGGGCGGCCTCCATGGATAGCAGCAGCAAGCTGCTCCGGGGCCGCAGCAAGGCGCCCAAGAAGAAACCAGCTGTGCTGCCGGCTGCCCCTGAAGGTGCCACTCCAACAAGCCCCGTCAGCCACTTTGCCCAGTGGTCAGGCAGCCCTTGCTCTCGAAGCCGTGAGGAAGCGGATGTGTGGACCACCTTCCGTCCACGAAGCAGTTCCAATGCTAGCACTGTCAGCACCCGGCTGTCCCCCATGAGGCCAGAGCCTGAGGTGTTGACAGAGGAGGAAATACCAGCCTCAGTCAGCAGCTATTCAGGGGGTGTCCCTCCCACACTGAATGAAGATTTTGACCTGTTAGATGGGCTCAATCTTACATCTTCCCATTCCTTGCTATCCCGGAGCAGTCTCTCTGGCTTCTCTCTGCAGCATCCTGGGGTCCCTGGCCCCTTACACACCTACAGCACCTCCCTCTTCAGTCCAGCAGAGGGGTCCCTGTCAGCCGGAGAAGGGTGCTTCTCAAGCTCCCAGTCTTTGGAGGCCCTGCTCACCTCTGATACGCCACCATCCCCTGCTGATGTCCTCATGACCCAGGTAGATCCCATCCTGTCCCAGTCACCTACACTCCTGTTGCTGGGGGGGATACCTTCTTCCAGTAAGATAGCCACAGGAGTTGGCCTATGCCCCAAGCCCCTCgaggccccaggccccagcagTCTGGTTCCTACCCTGTCTATGCTATCACCACCTCCAGTCATGGCGGGTGCTCCCATCCCCAAGACCCTGGGAACTCCTACGCTCACACCCTCTACTGAAGCTGCAAGCCAAGACAGAATGCCTCAGGATCTAGATCTTGATATGTACATGGAGAACCTGGAGTGTGACATGGATAACATCATCAGTGACCTCATGGATGGAGGCGAGGGACTGGACTTCAACTTTGAACCCG ATCCCTGA
- the CXHXorf65 gene encoding uncharacterized protein CXorf65 homolog isoform X2, giving the protein MFIYIKHGDTIDLCDETGTMKLLFLMKTPGEYASKFLTARSTYYICRVDRGAPGTRLENAYRAFVPLLKNPEPELVDALRTQCDFLERSRVKMLRSQEAKKVVPIESSVNLPVRLPKRVQIIRTSRGRGGHSQGSAP; this is encoded by the exons ACACCATTGATTTGTGTGATGAAACGGGGACAATGAAGTTGCTTTTCCTGATGAAGACCCCAGGAGAATATGCCAGCAAATTTCTTACAGCCCGAAGTACCTACTACATTTGTAGGGTGGACCGTGGCGCACCAG GAACCCGACTTGAGAATGCCTATAGAGCTTTTGTGCCCCTCCTGAAGAATCCAGAGCCTGAGCTAGTTG ATGCATTGCGCACACAATGTGACTTCCTAGAGAGGAGCAGAGTAAAAATGCTTAGAAGCCAAGAAGCCAAGAAGGTTGTTCCAATTGAGTCTTCTGTGAACCTTCCAGTACGACTCCCCAAACGAG TCCAAATTATCAGGACAAGCAGAGGAAGAGGGGGCCACTCGCAGGGATCTGCTCCTTAA